Genomic window (Nymphaea colorata isolate Beijing-Zhang1983 chromosome 1, ASM883128v2, whole genome shotgun sequence):
gatcattttcatcttttgagGTTGTATAAATAATGCAGCTATTCAGCCACCGAAGGCATAAAAATAAGCAGGCTAGGAAGTAGTAAACAGAATCATgaataaataactaaataacgtacatatatataacccTGATACACTAGGATGAGTTTTTTGTGTAGAATTTTTGCACCTAATCTAACCACAACAAATGCTCAATATGACTTTTACCACGTTACTAGAGCTAATCACCTCTGATGCCTCATAAGAGGCAAACTTTGATAGACCAAATGAACAAGACTAGTCCTTCAAGAATGATCAAGAAATCTTCCCCAAGTCATTTTGACATACGAAAGCAGTGAATAGATCTAATCAAATAATGACTAAGCACGCTTAAAAGTATACTTCTTGCAACCAAGTAAAGAAGAAACACACTTCTTATGTTACAATCTTTATGTTCCCCATTCTTCACTCTTATGTTTCCACTCTGCTTATTATGATTTTGCATCCTGCTCATGTGCTTTCTCATGCTTCACAGCTCTAGTATaattcctctaaatgataatcATGGCCACTTACATAATCCTTGGGGTTCTTagcagcaaggtttttctcaggtatttttcaacaaagttgtttttctcgggaaaatttcagaaaattttgtcaacttttgaaaaatgaaaaaaaattcctaaaaattatgtaaaataaaacagatcagaaactaataaaaacACACTAAAAAAACTagacaaaatgataaaaataatctTAATAATAATGATGTCTGAATAATGATaaaatgatgataaataatttaatttaagtttaaagGTGAATCCATGAAGTCACTaaccttaaaagagaaaaacaacaaaaaatagaaaaagccACCGAAAAATGTGAGAAatatgtttttatgtttttttcaaaaagacatatttttttggctttttcattttttccatttttcttgttaatacCGCAGTAATTTCGAAAATACCACGATATTTTTGGCTATGGTAATAACCACAGTGTTTAgctttttaatttaattttttattaataatgaGAAAAGAACTTCTAGAAATGAGCTTCTTGTTTCGAGCTATAAAATAACATGTTAAAGacattattaatttttttgctgCTAGACTTACTAAATTTTTGTATCATACAAAATCTGGATTTTGAATTAAGCTGAATATTATATGAAGTTTTAAGCTATAAATTGATAGATGGCAATTGATGCATTAAACATTCTAGATCTGGTTAAAAGCTTCACAAAGCAGAAAGAAAAGACCACATAAAATGTGAGTCAAAATGAGCTGGATGAAAGATGCTCCTGAAGAGAAACAGACATTGTCTAATGTACCAGAAAGATGCTGAGACATAAAGCTCTCGTGTGGCAGAAGTGGTCAAATGGGAGATGGAGCAAGCTAGAAATGGGTCAAGAAACTTCAGCTAAGAGGAAGAATGGTTGACAATTAAGCATCTAAAAAACCCATACCTCAGCATCGGCCTCATCAATAGCTAGGTGGTAAGCCTGCTCAAATTCCCTGTATGCATCCCAGATTTTGCTCCCTTCAGCAATGTGTAGTCCACCAGAAGTTAGAGCTTGTTCAAACAGATCCCTCATCTTGGCGACACCATCTATCGTCAATGTGGAGACGGATTCATTGTATTCTTGAATAAAATTTAGATAATTACACCAAAGAGGAATAGactgaaaaaaatgtaattagACATAATTAGtttaagaaaatagaaagaaaaaactattcAGTATTTCCCACACTCTAGAATCTAGATGAAAAGCAAAAGTATTCATCAATCACCAAAGGCCTACCAGATATTCTTGAACCCCTCGTTCATATATGTTCTTCACTGTAGTAAGTGCCTCAGGGctgaaacaagagaaaataacTGCACGGTTGGGAACAAAGTGCAACAACATTGCCAATTTTGGAATGCttcaaagaaagaaagcaatgaGCATGAACATGCCATCTTTCCCGTGTTTTAACCATGTACTGGGAAAAGCTGGAAAAAAATTCCCAAGCATATTAAATCCTTAAATGAGGAATTGGAATATTTATCTCCCATTCAAGCAGTAAAAGGGAACCCAATTTCATGAATCGAGACAGTTTATGCCAGGTTCTTGCCAGTGCTCTTTATGGAAACTCTTTCATCTCGTTAGTGGTAGCATTCCAAGACTTATGGACCTTTTACAGTAGTTCTTAGTCCCTTTTGAACTTGTCCATGATatctaagagaaaaaagatagcTGCTGTCATTCTGAAGCTCAAATGAATATGACTGTTTATACCACCATCGCTATAACCATTGTCCCCTTAAACAGAGCACCTTCCTTTTCTTTACTCAACTAAAAGCAATGCAGAACCCATATAAAGGTGCTCATACAAAATGGTGCAATTTCAAGAGTATGAATAAGCAGATCCagatatataatttatataacCATTCTCTTTGGACGACGACATTTTGAAGCTTATTATCTTATTCTGTTGTTTTCTGCCAACTCCATCTCTGTTTCTTTGACATCATTAGtcttaaataaaataaaacccTTAACCCAGTAAAAGGATTTTGCATACGGTCTAGGTATAAATGACAATCTCATTCACGGTAATTTAAATTGCAGCCCGCTCATTGTTTAGTTAGTCAGTGGaaacatcaaaaagaaaaagataatccGACATATTTTAGCCTTGAGCAAAATAAAGGATCGGACCTTTGAACCCTATCCCAGATATTACACAACGCTTAGACAATATAGAACACATAGACGACACAGTTACTATTGCAGGTAAACTGTAAGGCCTTTCACAATTGTGCGACATGGAAATGATTGAAAGTAAGATACGCAATTCAAAATATCCACTTAACAAGCCTTGTCCTGGTAGCATATCTAGCTAGAAGTTTGGAAGGGTAAAGTTGCATCTCAGCGAGAAGTACGGGATTAGGTCCTTCAGTTACCAGTTGATAATAACATATCGTAAGGCAACAACCAGTCAGGCCACTGCATGTGGAATTCTGAGAAAGAGGGCTATGATTCGTAAATGGTGCTGGCTATCTTGCAGGAGAGTACGACAAATTACCATGGGCTAGTAACTTGATTTGATCGTCTTGTTGATCTTGTTATTCTCTAGTAACTTTCTTGGTCTGTTACAAAACGACGATGTGGTAGTTCAAAGCTCGAGGTCAATGTGTAAACCGAAATGCTAAACGATATCGTCCAACACCGTAGCATTAGCAATAGAAGCTGAAACAAGGAAGAAGGACAATGGAATCAAGAACCCACCTCGTACTCAAGGACGATTCATCGCTAGCCCATTCCTGCCACATCGTCGGAGTTAACGGGAACAGCGCACTCATCGATTCCCTGGCAGCTCGAAGCTTCTCGATTTCTCCTGCTTTCCTCAGGGACTTTATATACTGCCGGAAAGGAAAACAACCAACCAATAGAAGTGATCGTCCTCATCTTATGATTATGAAGTTTCGACATTTTTCTAGCtaacggaaaaaaaaaagggaaaaatccaGCATTCCTCTGCTACGCTCCTGCGGCGGAAAGCTATACACCGACGACATTCTCAGAGCAGAGATGGAACAGACAGCAGAGAGACCGGCAAGCCACGGGGACAGGGAAAGAGGACCGCACCTTAACTTGCGCATCGTAGTCATTAGGACTGTCCTGAACTGCCCGCTCAAGCGTTCTGATGTCTAGTGCTTCGTCTTCAGAGTCATCGGAGTCGGAATCTGCAGATGAGGAGTGGCCTCCTTCGGAGCCTTGAGGCATCTCCTCCGTGTCGAAAGAGGGCGGGTGATCCGCTGCTGCAAACTCTGGGTCGTCGTCGACGGTCTGGTTTTCGGCCATCGTCCCTGTCACAGCACGGGGGCAAGGAAAGAGATAGTTTGGGACTCgagaggggagggagggagagggggtgCTCTGAATATGGCTTTCCGGTGTAGGAAACGTTGTAGGTGCTGTGGCTTACTGCCGGCTAGGGTGACTATGGTTGACGGTAATTTTGTTCTGTCACCTTTCTGTGTGGAACAAGCGGAGCAGGGGCAGTCGATGGATCTTTAATGTcgatttttataatttaaattttagaaacttaaattcaaattgaaatgaaaactttAGTTATAGTCTTATTTGATAATCCAACATCTTAAtttcataattaaaaataatgtgTTCGatgaaacatgaattaaaattttagaattgataAATTTTAATACCTAGTTGGATTTTTCCTAGCATTTTCAACCAAACCAAAATATTTAATTTGGTTGATAATTTCATCTCTTTCCAAACAAAATACCATTAGGCTGCTGTTTTATATTGGCCTGAGATGAATGTACTGTTTAATAGAATTTTGTAAGTTCGTGtaaaaattgtttgaatttgcCATGTAAGTAAACACGGTAGTAGTTTAAAGTTCAAGAGAACTGTGAAAATAATTAGCTTATAGACTCTAACAAACacaacaaataatatatatatatatatatatatatagccattgCAGGGTGTTTTAAAACATGTATGGAAGGTACCGTATTATGCACACAtcacatatttctttcaaaCCATGTTTAGACTACATCCAACGTGGTTATGTATGTCATATTGATGCACAAAAGATTTGTACGTGAGTGcggttaatgacaaaaataatcatctttattttttttttgtaaagacaaagaataaaatacaaaaaagtgaaaataatgaaaatgacattttttcaataattatttatatattagtgtccattaaaaatttaaaattttataacttggTACCCTTGATCAAGAATTTTCTGGCTTGGCTCCTACATACACCACATTGAATTTAAGTGCACTATGCTGTCCGCTTGCATAGAACATGCACCACATTGAATTTAACTACCTTTCAATCTTCTTGCATATATTAGATCTAAAGCGTATTTCTTTCTAACTAACTGGGGATGTTCGTTCATATTGTTATTGTATTCAACATTTTTCAGCATTTTCTGAGAAAATAGATGGTCATCCATCCATATCATGTCATTTTCTACAACTCTTTTCAACCTGCGATATCGAGCAATTACAATCTTTTTTTAAAGTGAGTTGAGTGCACTCAACGGCAGAGCCAATGGGGCcagcatgggccctggccctactttaatattattttaatttacatgtaaattttaaaaaaatttatttgtcatatataaaaattttgaaaaatgatattttttgcaattgtcaaaatttaaaaactttaattcagtcctcgtgaaatttttttggctatgCTCTTAGGTGAACGAGTGTTGAGATATCTCTTATTAttatttagaaactttaatttgtttccttcttccttctccatATGTAATTATTTATACGGtatttaaaacatgaaaattgttGCTTGAGTTTTTTTGAGAATTAAACATCTCTTAATACCTAGTTGGATTTTTCCTAATATTTTCAACCAAACCAAAATATTTAATTTGGTTGATAATTTCATCTCATTCCAAACAAAATACCATTAGGCTGTTGCTTTATACTGGCTTGAAGAGATGAATGTACTATTTAACAAAATTTTGTAAGTTCGtgtaaaaattatttgaatttgcCATGTAAGTAAACACGGTGGTAGTTTAAAGTTCAAGAGAAATGTGAAAATAATTAGCttataaactatatatatatatagccattgCAGCAGGTTTTAAAATATGTATGGTAGGTACCGTATTATGCACACatcacatatttttttgaaactatGGTTAGACTACATCCAACGTGGTTATGTGTGTCATATTGATGCACAAAAGATTTGTACCTGAGTacggttaatgacaaaaataatcatgtttgttcttttttttttgtaaagacaaagataaaataaaaaaaaaagtgaaaataatgaaaatgacattttttcaaCAATTATCTATATATTAGTGCccattaaaaatttcataacttAGTACCCTTGATGaagaattttctggctccgaTCCTACATGGACCACATTGAATTTCCCTGCACCCTGCTGTCCTCTTGCATAGAATTTTCTAGCTCCATTTTTGAATGGACCACATTGAATTTATCTATCCTGCATAGATTGGATCTAAAGAGTCTTTCTTTACAACTAATTGGGGATGTTCGTTCGTATTGTTATTGTGTTCCATATTTTTCAGCATTTTATAGGAAAATAGATGGCCATAAATCCATATCATGTCATTTTCTACAACTCTTTTCAACATGCGATATCCCGCAATTacaattttgttttgaaagtgaGTTGGGTTCACTCAAGGGCAGAGCCAGGGGGGCCTGCATGCCACTTCAATCttgttttaatttacatgtagaaaattttacttgtcttatataaaaattttaaaaaataatattttttgcaattgtcaaaatttagaaactttagtTCAGtcctcttgaattttttttggctatgCTCTTGGGTGAacgagtgttgggatatctcttattattatttagaaacttgaattcgtttccttctttcttttccatatGTAATTATTTATACGATATTTAAAACATGAATATTGTTGCTTGAGGTTTTTGAGCATTAAACATCTTTCAATACCTAGTTGGATttttcctaacattttcaaccaaaccaaaatatttaatttggttgataatttcatttcattccAAACAAAATACCACTAGGCTGCTGTTTTATACTGGCCTGAAGAGATGAATGTATTGtttaacaaaaatttgtaaGTTCGtgtaaaaattatttgaatttgcCATGTAAGTAAACACGGTGGTAGTTTAAAGTTCAAGAGAAATGTGGAAATAATTAGCTTATAGACtataacaaaaacaacaaacaaacaatatatatatatatagccattgCAGCAGCTTTTAAAACTTGTATGGCAGGTTCCTTATTATGCACACATCACATATTTCCTTGAAACCAGTGGTTGGACTACATCCAACGTGGTTATGTGTGTCATATTGATGCACAAAAGATTTGTACGTGACTACTGTTAATGGCAAAAATaatcatgtttatttttttttttgtaaagacaaataataaaatacaaaaaagtggaaataatgaaaatgacaaattttcaaTAATCTAAAAAatgttcgtttttttttttcttctgctgtATGCTGGTGCACGCAAGTCAAACTCAGAATAGATGCATGCCAAGTTATCCTTGTAAGATCTCAGAGAGAGTGCGTGCGCACGAGAACCAAACAAATACGAACGGCACAAGCGAAGCAAGCAATGAAACTATGTAAACGAACCTATTtaatgtatttgatttatgatCTGAGTAATGCCAGTGCAACATTATTTACTCAAACGAATGAATAATCATTATACTttgacactaaaaaaaaaaatctcctaaCAATGCGTGGCATATCGTGAATTAACTTTATTGAACGGCTAATAATCAATTTACATTGTCACCGCTGATTTAATCTTACGACAAGGTTACATAATATCTATATTTACTCGATTCACGTGTTGTATCGGCTACGTCGCTAACATGCATTGTTATGCTTGTGGGTGTTGAATGGCTTCAATCTTACAATGAAATTCGAGGTCATCGAGCCATGACCatcaaattggaaaagaaatgtGTATATGACTTAAAATGCATGCTTAATATGTTGTAAATGTAACCGTAACATGAATGTATTAATGAGTGCAATTTTTGTACAAAAAACGCTTAGGTTCAAATTAGTTTTGTCgaaaagtttattttttcaactaaCTTTTAGTATTGTAAAgagctattttttttttacggtgaaaaataaaatattaagaataaaaatgacTGACTTAGTGTATGCTTCACACTCAATTGCTTTTAAAGTCGCATGCAACGAGCTGGTTCACAAAAAGAGAGACATATTAAGTGGTCTGGTTTTAGTCCTTGGCATCCATCCAAAAAAAGCTACTTCAAGGACCAAAATATGAGGGAGCCgcacaattttgaaatatgaggaAGCCTTTTCTATTCCTTACAATATGAGCCGTATTTTTGTTCAATATTCATACAGAATCCAACAAGAACTAGTAATTTGAGCACCAGTTCAATTTGATTAGATAAGCCCAAGTTCAATCCGCAGCATCACAAAGAAAACCATCGAGCAGTAGCTCCGCAAACTCAAAATcacatttgttatttttaatcACTTCAGCAAGAAATGAATACGCCATGGCACGTTTACATGGTTACTTCAGCAAGAACGAATAGTGAAGCTCGAAGACGGGTAAACAGAGGTTTGCAATCCTATAATTTGGACTGGGGGTCTGTGACCACCGCAGCAGAAGCGGCAGAGAAAGTTGCCTTTGGTTCACAATAAAATGAAGCCCTAAAGACCAGCCTGCTTTGATGCTTTCCATGTGACAATACTCCTCTGGATAAAGAAGAAGCCAGATAAATGAGAGGTGCAGGTCTCTTGCATTGACTTATAGCCTGTTGTTGCAGGGTACGTGCatataaaaaagagaaggatGATCATCACATAATCCAGTGTCGGGAATGGAGCACAGGATCTTTCTTCATAACATAGAACGATAAGCTATGAAATTACAAGAATTCAATGAGCAACAAAGGTGAAGTCCAGTGTATGCACACAGTATTACAAAAATTATCTTCCTTGGCGACTGCTCCAGAATATATATCCACCTTTACCACGTGTCATTTTAGAGGCTTTAAACCCTGACAGAgccgaaaaagaaaagaaaagaagaaaactttatCATGCCTAGTCACCTTTGGAGAAAATGCAGTTCGTTCTTCCACCTTTAGCTAGTACAGTAAAACACGACAATTCAATCTTCTGCATCTCAAGTACTATCAAAACCAAAACCCTAAGAAGGAGACCAACTCTTTGACACCTGAACTGAGAAATAGGCGAGATCAGCTGCTAGAACGAGAAGGAACAAAAGTTTGCTAATGCTTGAGCATATTTTACATTTGCACAATTTCACTGACTTCTCAGGACTCCTAGTTGAGACGGCAAGATCCCCACAAAGTTCGAAGTGGCTACAGTCATTTCTTTTATCAAAGAGAAacagttctaacttctaaggcTTCCACTCAGCCAACACTTAAGCCAAAAGCACTGCAATGCGTTTACGCATGAACAACAACACAGGAATTGCAAACCTACCGACCAGCATCCCCCTCcccaccaaaaaagaaaacacccCAACAATATCCTCGCTTTAGATCCAAATGATAACAGCAGCAAAACAGTGACATCTATCACATATCCCAAAGGAATTTATTATCATAATAACATAAAATTAGCACAATATTTTTAGAAGATtcatcctttttaatttttatgtattttaacTATCTTCTCtctacattttcttttatttgaaagaACTGTTCAGAATTGTTTCATTATATGGTCGCAAAAAATGGTGAAAGAATCCATTACTTCAAGTTGTTCTCTTATGACTTTGTTTCTCAACTAACAGAAGTTTCCAGAtcttaataaaaatattttggggAAAAACCTCGCCAAGAATGAGATTTTGACTAACAATCGAAGTTGACATTTCCCCATACAATAACTTGGACTTGAATTAGACATGGATCCAGAAAAATCAATGTAATGTGTCTTATTGTTTGTAATGCAATGGAAAAGCATTCAAGCTCTTGACAAAATTTCTAGTGATTTGTGTAACCAGAACGGAAAATATGAAGTTGAACTGAGCATATTAAATTCATCCACCAATGGTTCAGGGAATTGACAAGGAACCAATAGGCAGTTCCTTGTAAACGTCAAACACCTAGGAACAAACTTAGGCAGCTAAAACTGCAAGTCTAGTCCCTGTTGGAAtagattcaaatttcaattatGCCATAAAATCAGGAGAGCATTGCTCCAGTTTTAATAATGATCAAACATTTATGAATCATGAGTCATGACCTTTACCTTGGACGCTCTCATCTCATTGACTGCTAGCCGGAGTGAATCATCTGACAGTATTAACCTTGACAAAGCCCCAGTACTTAAACTGCACATTCGGAATGAGACTCATAGTCAATATGATGTTGTACTGCTTCTCAATATACAACGCCTTCTCAAAGCTGTATTTCCAAatagcaacaaaagaagaacTGAACCCAATCACATGCAATTTGGAGGAAAAAGGGGTAAAGCAAGAAACAAGAATGGTTCTGAGAAAATTACTGCTCACTAGAGCACACTGTAGACATTTCATTTTCCAAGCGACCCCCAAGTTTTCTGAAACGTCATTATGTGCACCCATTCAAGTGCAATTCATACACTAAATTTACATACCCCAACATTTTGGCTGCATTAGATATTGATCCATCAACAGCATGCAGTAGATCCAATAAAGCTTGCATTCCCTTTACCACGTAGGCAATGAGTGTGTTACTGAATCTGAGGGAGttgatgaacaagaaaaaaggaaaagctggAAGACTGTTTTTGTATGTACCAGGATGAATTTTGGATTATTAGGTCCAATCTGCGGGCCAACACTTGATCCTCTTATTGTCGATTTTGCAGGAAGAATTTGAATGAGCTCCAGTGGAGGTGAGTATTCATCAAGCATTATTGGGTTTCTGACTAGTTGTAAACAAGAAAGCATTTATCAATATAAACACcgaaatatataaaaattgaaaccaGTATAAGGTAACCGCAAACAAAGCTCCTCCAGGGAACTACTACGCCAAGTTGTAGACCatcatatgcataaaaaaaagttgaaagaaagGATCCTAAGTGCATCACCATCAAAGTGTTGTCAAGGCAATAGCTGGGAGATGCAAGATCTCCCAGTTCAAAGTATTCCTTTATGAGACATCTTAAATTTCCCAAGTACTTTGTGCATCTAGGATTGGTAATGGAAAAAGACTTACATATATCATTTCTCTAATTACTCATTCTATACGGCAAGAAAAGATGCATGACTGGAAGTGTTCCAATTTGTTTAACATTTAACAATGAAAACAACACTGATCAGCTTGACAATAATAAGCATACACGGACAAAGATAAGCTTTAGAAAACTGTCCCTCCATTTTGTGCATCAAAATTACATAAATCACCGAAACATGCATCAGCGAAAGGGATCAAATTGGGGTAAAGTAGTGCTAATGAAATCCTTGAAGATGTTCATACCATCACATTTAGTTGGTTAACCTAATGAATATTGGGAGATCTAAAGCCTATGACCATAGTCATATACTAATACAAGGCCATAAAAATGTTCACATTTCACAAAACCCTGAGGCAATTAACCTAAAACAGAAATTTCCTTTTAGAAATAACATATAAGAATTAGCATGTATGATTCTTACTTTTTGGTAGATGCACAGATAATGATTTATACAACTGAAATGCAAACTGCAGGATGTAAAGAATCATAAGAAAATTACCATTTGTCATAATCACTTTACCTAAGAAATAGGCTCCCTTTCGTATAACAGAATACTCTTTCTAAGGGGACTGAAACAAAATCAAGGTTTTGTATGAAAATGGAAAGCACATCGGCTGCCACCCTCCCAGAAGTAGGAAAGGAACTGCACAACTCACGAGCATCTAATGTACATGTATCTAATTTATGATTCACAGCAAATAAATACTTCCTTCCGGGTCATGCGAGACACACTTTCACGacttttgaaatatatattatataacatATAAAAGAAGACTGTAGTTTGCAAAAGATGAGATCTCGCATGAGCAGGCATAATATGTGAATCCATCACCCATAGGGGGTGCAGAAAACTAGTTCTCAGACAACTGAAACTATTTTgcaaggaaaacaagaaaacgaACCTTTAAGAGCCAGCAAAGTCCGCAAACGAGCTAATGCTGAAGCGCGATTCTTATGTTGAGAACGGTCTTCTACTGCCTGACATTTACAAAGGAAGAATTGTAAAGACATGATTGAAATATGACAGAAAGATAAGCAGCCTCATAAATTTCAAGCAATGAAGATCTTATCACAGTCCAGTTGGTCACATGATAATGCCACAAAGTAAAACCAGACTATATTAGACGCTTAATATGTCTTCTAACCAAGACTACGTGCAAACTTAACTCACTGCACATAAGCTGCCCAGGTGAACTCTGCGACAAGCCTTTGCAATGAAAATGATAGAATAACAATTGGTATCTAAGAAGTAAGAAGACCGCCTAAGAATGGACAGACGACAATGAATGAGAAGATGAATAAGCAAAAGAATGGTAGATGGCTGGAtcgaatgaaaatgaaaataacacgCAAACTATAAGCTAGAAACATATGTGAAATGAGATATTGagtccagaaaaaaaaaagtcaagcgTCTTCAATTTGCCTAGTTGTAATTATCAGGCAGCAACATGAGCCAAACAGCTACTACTGGGCTTCTGCAAACAAATCAATTTTAACCTAGAAGCTATGGCCAGATACAACAAACtaatgagaataaaaaaccCAAAGAGAAAACTTGTTGGTCGACATCTATTGCCATCATAGTTCCTGGGTTTCGTGTTTCTCAACCAAAACAAAACCTATCTCCCTTCTTGATGTAATAAGAGAGTGCAATTTGTGAAGATCAGTAATGAAACATTACACTCACTAGTAATTCtacaaaaaaagagacttactGATACCACCAGAAAAAGATCAAGTTGCCTTGGACGAGATATAGGAGCCGATACCAAACAACTCTTATACACAGAAGGGTACTTTTTAGTAATGAGAAATGAGAACCATTCGCATACAAGTGCGTCGCGCTCACCTACTGCTGCTTAAACcgacaaattttcatataccaAGTCCTAGATGCTAGGTCTCACTGAGGGAGCACATACCATACATACAACTCTAGACATTAGCTACCCAACAATGACTTTCTGCAAAGTAGACAAGCTTGGCATCTGGTACTTCGTCCAAATCCCTCATAAGGAACCTTTCCGGCTTCATGTTGGGGGCCTTCCGTTGTCAAGGACCCAATTGCAGGTGATCTGATGATAAGAAAGGGCAC
Coding sequences:
- the LOC116246153 gene encoding uncharacterized protein LOC116246153 isoform X1, whose amino-acid sequence is MAVLRMSLAGALSAFVAGMNNRTLRLSLLPPLLRLPSGDTKIKVAFFTASTAATPPPSGGCEVSSDGGFLRLSDDQLMGQCEMDTFKASGPGGQHRNKRESAVRLKHIPTGIVAQAVEDRSQHKNRASALARLRTLLALKVRNPIMLDEYSPPLELIQILPAKSTIRGSSVGPQIGPNNPKFILGMQALLDLLHAVDGSISNAAKMLGLSTGALSRLILSDDSLRLAVNEMRASKAISQCKRPAPLIYLASSLSRGVLSHGKHQSRLVFRASFYCEPKATFSAASAAVVTDPQSKL
- the LOC116246153 gene encoding uncharacterized protein LOC116246153 isoform X3, which translates into the protein MAVLRMSLAGALSAFVAGMNNRTLRLSLLPPLLRLPSGDTKIKVAFFTASTAATPPPSGGCEVSSDGGFLRLSDDQLMGQCEMDTFKASGPGGQHRNKRESAVRLKHIPTGIVAQAVEDRSQHKNRASALARLRTLLALKVRNPIMLDEYSPPLELIQILPAKSTIRGSSVGPQIGPNNPKFILGMQALLDLLHAVDGSISNAAKMLGLSTGALSRLILSDDSLRLAVNEMRASKGLKPLK
- the LOC116246153 gene encoding uncharacterized protein LOC116246153 isoform X2; translation: MAVLRMSLAGALSAFVAGMNNRTLRLSLLPPLLRLPSGDTKIKVAFFTASTAATPPPSGGCEVSSDGGFLRLSDDQLMGQCEMDTFKASGPGGQHRNKRESAVRLKHIPTGIVAQAVEDRSQHKNRASALARLRTLLALKVRNPIMLDEYSPPLELIQILPAKSTIRGSSVGPQIGPNNPKFILGMQALLDLLHAVDGSISNAAKMLGLSTGALSRLILSDDSLRLAVNEMRASKFRCQRVGLLLRVLVLIVLEMQKIELSCFTVLAKGGRTNCIFSKGD